The window gtTGTTATTTAATTTATATCGATTAATTAAAGATGATCAATTAGGAAGTACCGACCGCGAAtgacaatttaaaaaaaaaaaaaaactgattttctctcttctctgaaAATTGGGGGTCAAAGTAAAAATGCGAGAACGCCGAGAAGGCATGGGGCAAAGTTATTCAAAGGTTTGGGAGCCAACTTTATCTTGAGTCCAACAACTGTTGACACGTGGTAGATAGTGACCTCGCCAGGATTTCTTCCTTCCTTCTCCAGATTAATCGCATTTGTCCCGAGGCTCGAAGTTCTTCCTTCTGATCGATCGGGTACTAATTCTCTCTTCACTCTTCTTGATCTTTAAAAACTCGCTTAAGATTTCATCTTTTCTCTTTTTCTATGATCTCGTTGGATAAAGATTCCCTTTTTCACGGTTATATGTCGTCTTCGAACCCTAGATTCGTAGAAAAGGCATTTCTTCTGTTTATTTTCGCTGCATTTTCATACGCTTGAGCCTTGAAGGGGTTTTTTTTTTCCCATTGTGAGTTTGTTGTTCATGTTTAAAATTCATCacgcttcttttttttttaccatcTTTGTACGTGATTTGTTGGGAAAATCTGCTTGAGTTTGTCCGTTACATAGGCTTTGGCTTCTACATTTTCGCATATTGTCCAAAAGATTAATTTTATCGGGTTGATTCTGTTATatttttaacctgatttgtccttGCCTATGTATATATGCAATCTGACTTGTTTATGTTTCGACCGGATTTTCCAAGTTGTGATCTTGCAACTTTATAAATGGCGAGTGGATCCGGCGAGTCTTCCGGCAGAGGTCCGCAGAACTCTTCCTTAGGTGGAAGTGGTGGCAACAATGACGCAGGTAGCTTCGATTGCAACATCTGCTTTGAGCTCGCCCAAGACCCGGTAGTCACCCTTTGTGGCCACCTCTTCTGCTGGCCCTGCCTTTACAAATGGCTTCATGGCCATGCCCAATCCTCCGAGTGCCCCGTGTGCAAGGCCATTGTTGAAGAAGAAAAATTAGTCCCTCTTTATGGCCGGGGAAAGACCTCATCTGACCCACGGTCTCGAACCATGCCTGATATGAATATCCCCAATCGCCCAGCTGGCCAGCGGCCGGAGACAGCGCCACCGCCGGAACCAAACCATTTCCACCACGCAAGCCCATGGTTCGTGGGAGGGGCTCCCGTGGCTAACACGAGGTTGGGGAATTTCACATTCTCTGCTGCCATTGGTGGTTTGTTCCCACTTTTGAGCTTTCAAGTTCATGGATTCCCTGATGCAACTGCCTATGGTCCTGGCATCGGGTTCCCATATGGATATGGACATGGGCATGCGTTTCACGGTGGGCATGCTCATGGGTTCCCGCAACAAATGCATCATGGGCAACAAGCTGATGTCTACCTGAAGGCATTGTTGTTTCTTGTTGGTGCCTTGGTAATTGCTAGCCTCATTTGGTTTTAGGCAGCAAGCAATCCCGTACATGATACATTGTCATGCGAATCATAATTCATGCTTTGCATTTAAGCATTAGAAGGGTTCCCTGCAGATTTAAGCTTGggacattattattattattattattttatgatcGTTTGTTTCAGACACTGATTTGTCGATGAAGTACCTCGATCAATGTTTTGAAATGCTGCAGCTGTTAATATGTAATGCCTGAGATAACAGTACTTGTGAGTTGTACTTCCGATTTTGTTGCTTTAATGTCAGTCAGTCATTCGGATACGATAAAATGTAATATATTTGTATTGTAGTAAAAGGTGTTATGTTCATCTTAAACATTCCTCTAATCCGTCTTTAAATgagattaatttataattaattgtCAAATGACTCTCTAGAGTAGGAGAGATTTCAATTAAATGAGATTAATTTATAGTTAATTGTCAAGTGACTCTCTAGAGTAGGAGAGATTTTTTTTATGAGGATATGTATCCGTCAGAAATTAATCtctattatttaaaattattgcaaatcAAAGAGACAATGTTCATGAATCACAGAGAAAATGTTCAAACTATCAATTAGACACTAGCAGATGCAAGCTACCATAGTTACCCCATTGGAACTAATTCAGATAGTTTTTCTTTGTGtatcaaaatgatttttattttgtgtGTGTTTAGTCGTTTGTTTTTAATACTATATTTCCTCTTGTGGTAACTAGAATGCTAGAATTTCTTGCTAGCTACCTGATTACATAATTATGGTGTGTGTGAAAGTAATCAAAAGAGTGAAAAAACAAAAGTGAAATAAGAATTAAACAAACTTTGTCTGAAAGCAAGTTCAAATCCAGTATGATTAACTTTTACCTTCTATTTCTAATTGGGTTAGGATTATTTTATTCAACAGTCAAGGCTGAAAGAGGAGGAAGCCGGTTACTTGCATggaacttgttttttttttccttaaaggAAGGTTATAATTTCTACACGAGGAGATAATTTTACCAAACAATCTGTGATCCGaagagaaattattttttttaaaaaaaaatcctaagtcatAAGTTGTTTTCAAGATGCATAAACAGCATCCTTCACCAGGCATTTTTCATGTAAAGTTTATCTCAGATGACCATGTCTGACGTCTGCTGAGATGAGATAAGTACGAATATATTTTTGTTATTCCATCTATTATTGCTATCCGTTGTAAAGGCCATCCGGGAGATGAACGCTTCGGCGTGTCACGTCCTGGAAGGGACACACAGCTGAATGAGTGCATGATCAACAGCAGGCCATCTCCTCTTTTGTGAGGCAAGCCAAATCCATCGATCACCGCAAACGTACCTCATGAATTCAACTTACAAAATTGATTGATTCAATTGAATGAATGAACTGGAGAATCATGGTGGGGAGGCTGCTTTCCAAGATCTGTGAAGAGTCGAAACAGACATGGCGCTTAGCAGGGGCCGCAATCCTCACCGGTCTGTTCCAGTTCTCCATTGCTATGGTCACCGCGGCCTTCGTCGGCCACTTGGGAGCCCTCCAACTCTCCGCTATCTCCGTCGCACAAGGCGTCATTGCCGGCTTCGCCTACGGAGCCATGGTGATTCCTTGCTCATCTCCCCTTCTTCTATTCTTCTTCACTTCCTTTTCGTTTACTTCTCTGCAAAACTACTtcagcttggcatgggaagtgcCTTGGAGACCCTCTGCGGCCAAGCCGCGGGTGCTGGCCAACTCCAAATGCTAGGAATCTACATGCAACGCTCCTGGGTCATCTCCTTAACCACCGCCACACTTCTCACACCACTCTACCTCTTCTCTGCTCCCATCTTGAGGCTGCTTCGCCAGTCTCAGAGCGTATCCCATGTAGCAGGCAAATACTGCAGATGGATCCTGCCTCAATTATTCGCTTTCGCCATCAATTTCCCTCTCCAAAAGTTCTTTCAGTCGCAGAGCAAGGTCTGGGTCATTACAGCCATCTCCGGAGCTGTTCTCGGAATCCACGCTCTGCTAAATTGGGTCTTCGTCGTCAAGCTCGACTATGGATTGCTGGGAGCAGCCATGGTGGAGAATGTCTCATGGTGGCTTATAGACTTGGCACAGATCGTCTATTTAGTCTCCGGTTTCTTTCCTGAAGCATGGAGAGGGTTTTCCACTTTGGCATTCAGAAACCTGGGTGCATTTGTGAGGCTTTCTCTCGCGTCTGCCATCATGTTATGGTAATCTGTACATTACTGAAATATATAAGTTCATGGTCGATAAGTAAAACTataatctcttcttttttttttcccttgtaaAATTCAGTATGGAGTTGTGGTACTACACTGCAATAATCATTTTAGTAGGTTGCTTGAAGAATCCGGAAATCGCAATCTCTGCCATTTCTATTTGGTTAGTAATGACTGAACTGTTTTGGATTGAAGTTTAGAATCTGATATGTTCCTAACATTGACAGCATTAACTATGCATCATGGGCATTGATGATCGCTCTCGGCTTCAATGCAGCAGTAAGGTAGGGAGATAGTGCACTTGGAAGCTAGTCCAGGAACTTAATTGTGGATGACGTATATATATCTCTTTTAATTTTGCTTCGATCAGCGTTCGAGTATCGAATGAGCTCGGTGCTAATCGTCCCAAAGCGGCCAAGTTTTCTGTGATCATTGCTGTTTCTACATCCGCCCTCCTTGGACTCCTTTTCACGGCGACGACTCTCATCTTTAGGAAGCAACTGCCCAAACTGTTCACAGATGATCCTGAGGTGATCAGAAAAACATCAAAGTTAGGGTATCTTCTCAGTGCCACAATTGCCTTGAACAGCATGCAGCCTGTTCTCTCAGGTATTGATCGACGACGTATCATGCTAGCTACTTCGTTTTCGAACTatgggaaaaataaaataaaataaacaaaacaagAACATCAAATATCACGATGATTTGCAGGAGTTGCGATAGGAGCAGGTTGGCAAAGCTTAGTTGCCTTTATAAACACCGCATGCTACTACCTCTTTGGATTGCCCATTGGAGCTGTTCTTGGGTTCAAGCTTTTTAAGCTCAATGAAATTGTAAGTGAAGCAATTAAGATGTGATTTTAGTGCCGATTATACACAGTAAATTCAAATATCATACGGATAATTTGTGCATCATCGTCGTCCAGGGAATTTGGACTGGGATGCTGATTGGAACCCTGGCACAGACGGTTGTTCTTGTAGTGATCATATGGAGAACCAAATGGCAGAAAGAGGTAAAAGTATTTGGTGATCATTTTCTAGGACACACTAAAAACATGCTTCGGGCAGATAATTCGATCCTGTCTATTTTGGGATTTGTCGAGTGAGATTTGAAATAAATTTATCTTGCAGGCCTTGCAAGCGGAAGAGCGAGTGAGAACATGGGGAGGACGAATTGGACCGCCATCTCCATAGAACTAAagcgtaaaaaaaattatttgaggatTTAATTTCCTAGTAAACGAGGGTAAGAAAATTAGATAGCAGATGAGCTACAATAATGTAGAGAATTGTCTAATTGGCAATTAAATACTGAGATCTGTCATTTGTCCTTTTTTTTATATACATTATTAATGATCAAAGTGACCAATTAGTTTGATTTTAGTTACCATGTTTGTTCCTTTGGTTAGAAAGGAGCACGGAAAGGATTTTGAGCACATAACCTCCTTTGTTAGTAGCACGTTAATGGCAGATAATGCTGTGGTGCAGCAGACGTTCGGGGTTAGCGTATGATTTTTGTAGAAATGTTAATGGCTGATAACACAATGAACTCCATTTTTATGGTTGTGACATAATGATAGTGGGAGGAGGCTCGATCACAGTTGGAGAATTGGATTTGATCCCACTAGTTTTTAGTAGGAGATGGATCTTGTGATTGTGAAGGACCTTTCAAATTAAAGCACTTTGCATGCTTGAATGTTTACAATATCCAGAATCTAGCTTCATAGACATCTTGTTCCAAGTCAATCTACTTTACATACAAATCCCATTCAGGTTGAACCGTTCATGAATAGGCCGTCCAAACGGACCGTCCTCTGCTTTGCAGTTGACAACGCTATCCGAGGTTTGCCCAGTTGGCAACTTGATTATATTCGTCCATATTCGAttcaaataaaaaacaaaatccgatcaaattataaatttaattatttgatttttgGACGATCAGTTCAATTTGATTCAGATCGGTACAAGTATagcattaaatttaattttagtttgattATTTGTAAATCTGTAAAGCTGATCGACAAATCTCCATCTTCTGTTTGCTAATAGAAACATGATTATGTTCGGAATCTAAATTGGATGAAGATGGGATGAGGTCGCTGGTGTTGATGGAGGAGAGGCTGTGATGTTGTGGTTGTACGGGTTTCGACGAACAGATCCTCACGTGGTCCTGAAGGACTACCGGGTCTGAGCTAGTGGTACCAGaatcctgcacacactcagacaaacaCACGgagcgttagagaccaagaaccaagGAAAAAGTCTCCGGAGTAGGTCCTTCAACGCTTAAGTCAGGTATTTTTTCCCTAGAAGAACAGTatacgaaggaagaagaaaagtagacAAGTGTGCAAATGAGTGTACCTGCGCAAGGGAGAGAGCGTCCCTATTTATATGATAGTGCGTACATTCTGGAGACTGACCCCTGTCAGAGGGTGTCAGGTGTCAAGACTTGTCGAGTGATGGAGGGGCACATGGCCTTCTCCTATAGACTGAAGGATGGTTCTATTTGTAGATGACCCCAAccactggaatattccctgataTGCAGCATATATTCTTTGACAtgttgttacgattctctgacctaTTGTCGCGTAGCGCCTTCGATCCTACCCGGGTGCAATCGAAACAGCCCGGGTTGATCTACTAAGTGCTAATGAACAGACTGGATAGACGGAAGGGCGCGCCTAGAGTCCCTCTCTACCGGCCTTTAGGATCCCGATCCTGACCGAGAATGACAAGTTTGATTGCATAGGCTAGTTTGAGAACACCCGATCGATAAAGACAGATCGGGCTTGATCCTGAGCACGCTTCCTGCCGCAAATCTAGTTTCCCGACCGATAGACTCCGTTCTAGCTTTATACGGTGGATGACCCCGTGTGGTCCTACTCTGTATATTGACTATCACATCTTcttaacttctgactgtcacgtctccttAACTTCTAACTGTTACATTCCCTTGACTTCTGACGACCATATCTTatcatcatgcaccgtatcaaaaCAGAAACGGAAAATTCATCGGTTCTAGATTCCTGATTCAATTGGCTTGTCCCGTATTATTTATTGGGCAAGGGTCGATCTATGATGAATCTGTTATCGAAATTAGATACTTTCATTTATACTTTATCATCCTCCACTCCTTTCATTACATCAACTCCTAGGAAATCTCCATCTCAACTTTAAGCTAGCAGTTCAAACCTACCGATTAAATTAAAGGCCTCACACGTACTTCTCGTCTTGTTGTTTTCTCCGGAAACCAATAAAGAGGGTGAAGAAACCTTCATGAACCTTACAAAGCACCTACCATTAATGACAATTCTATCTTCTAAAGCTACTCATAGTTCCATCTCGATCGAGCCGTGAACGAGAGGAGACCTACTTTGGTAGTCTTCTAAGAAACCACCGGGAAGTTTCCTAACATAAATTCAGCAAGTAGCCAACGTGACTTGTGCCACCACACAATTTCTACGCAACTCTCCTTTTCTACATCTTTTCTTCcatatttatagtcgccgactgATAGCTACTTCATATCATGTTCAGTCTATGGCCAGTTTGGTAATGT is drawn from Zingiber officinale cultivar Zhangliang chromosome 1B, Zo_v1.1, whole genome shotgun sequence and contains these coding sequences:
- the LOC121975409 gene encoding E3 ubiquitin-protein ligase RNF5-like; its protein translation is MASGSGESSGRGPQNSSLGGSGGNNDAGSFDCNICFELAQDPVVTLCGHLFCWPCLYKWLHGHAQSSECPVCKAIVEEEKLVPLYGRGKTSSDPRSRTMPDMNIPNRPAGQRPETAPPPEPNHFHHASPWFVGGAPVANTRLGNFTFSAAIGGLFPLLSFQVHGFPDATAYGPGIGFPYGYGHGHAFHGGHAHGFPQQMHHGQQADVYLKALLFLVGALVIASLIWF
- the LOC121975418 gene encoding protein DETOXIFICATION 29-like; translated protein: MNWRIMVGRLLSKICEESKQTWRLAGAAILTGLFQFSIAMVTAAFVGHLGALQLSAISVAQGVIAGFAYGAMLGMGSALETLCGQAAGAGQLQMLGIYMQRSWVISLTTATLLTPLYLFSAPILRLLRQSQSVSHVAGKYCRWILPQLFAFAINFPLQKFFQSQSKVWVITAISGAVLGIHALLNWVFVVKLDYGLLGAAMVENVSWWLIDLAQIVYLVSGFFPEAWRGFSTLAFRNLGAFVRLSLASAIMLCMELWYYTAIIILVGCLKNPEIAISAISICINYASWALMIALGFNAAVSVRVSNELGANRPKAAKFSVIIAVSTSALLGLLFTATTLIFRKQLPKLFTDDPEVIRKTSKLGYLLSATIALNSMQPVLSGVAIGAGWQSLVAFINTACYYLFGLPIGAVLGFKLFKLNEIGIWTGMLIGTLAQTVVLVVIIWRTKWQKEALQAEERVRTWGGRIGPPSP